From one Pristis pectinata isolate sPriPec2 chromosome 12, sPriPec2.1.pri, whole genome shotgun sequence genomic stretch:
- the LOC127576460 gene encoding probable G-protein coupled receptor 139, which produces MAIAILSRGNCGLSKCITLYLVAMATSDLSVIVFEVILNRVSGLYWSQSFLFYTPVCRLIQFLAPVAIDCSVWFTVAFTFDRFVALSTQNLKNEYCTERTAVVLLVTLCALFCLKNLPWPFAYVAIDVYNEGISRDCRISSHFYTMPAWVAFSWTEQLLTPVVPFCLILLFNILTVRRILFASRIRRSLRDLSSVVKEKDPEMGKRRQSIILLLAISSSFIMLWATTVAYFIYFQTTKAFRRRTWIRPLATFERIGVMLHLLSSCTNTAIYSVTQRKFRMQLLQALKYLLTGLYKSVK; this is translated from the coding sequence ATGGCGATTGCAATCCTGTCCCGCGGAaactgcggtctctccaaatgtatcacactTTATTTGGTGGCCATGGCGACGTCGGACCTCTCGGTGATTGTCTTCGAGGTGATATTAAACCGGGTTTCCGGTCTTTATTGGTCACAGTCCTTTCTGTTCTACACTCCCGTGTGCAGATTGATTCAATTCCTGGCTCCCGTCGCCATAGACTGTTCTGTTTGGTTcacggtcgctttcacctttgatcgctttgttgCCCTTTCTACTCAGAATCTGAAAAAcgaatattgcaccgagagaaccgCGGTTGTACTTCTCGTGACGCTGTGTGCGCTCTTCTGTTTAAAGAACCTTCCATGGCCCTTTGCGTATGTTGCCATTGATGTGTATAATGAAGGCATTTCGAGGGACTGTCGTATATCGTCACACTTTTACACTATGCCCGCATGGGTGGCATTTTCCTGGACTGAACAGCTGTTAACCCCAGTGGTTCCATTCTGTTTGATTTTGCTCTTTAACATACTCACGGTCAGACGCATATTATTTGCCAGTCGGATCCGCAGGAGCCTTCGGGACCTCAGCAGTGTGGTGAAAGAAAAGGACCCTGAAATGGGGAAACGCAGACAGTCCATCATTCTACTCCTCGCAATATCGAGTAGCTTTATCATGCTCTGGGCCACAACTGTCGCatattttatttactttcaaaCTACAAAAGCCTTTAGACGCAGAACCTGGATCAGACCTCTTGCAACATTTGAAAGAATTGGGGTGatgcttcacctgctgagctcCTGCACAAATACAGCCATTTATTCCGTGACCCAGAGGAAGTTCAGAATGCAGCTTCTCCAAGCGCTCAAATACCTCCTGACTGGACTTTACAAATCAGTGAAATAA